From one Gallionella capsiferriformans ES-2 genomic stretch:
- the accC gene encoding acetyl-CoA carboxylase biotin carboxylase subunit → MFEKILIANRGEIALRIQRACREMGIKTVVVHSEADADAKYVKLADESVCIGPAPSNLSYLNIPAIISAAEVTDAQAIHPGYGFLSENADFSERVEKCGFVFIGPRAETIRLMGDKVSAKIAMKKAGVPCVPGVEGALPENPAEIIKIARSIGYPVIIKASGGGGGRGMRVVHTEAALLGAVTMTRAEAQAAFNNPTVYMEKYLENPRHIEFQVLADQHGNAVYLGERDCSMQRRNQKVMEEAPAPLLNPRLRNKIGERCAEACRKIGYRGAGTFEFLYENGEFFFIEMNTRVQVEHPVTEMITGIDIVQQQIRIAAGEKLPFRQRDIQFKGHAIECRINAEHPYKFTPSPGRITSWHAPGGPGIRVDSHAYNNYYVPPHYDSMIGKVIAYGDTRDQAMARMRTALSEMAVEGIETNIALHRDLLLDAAFMGGGTSIHYLEERLAERNKDK, encoded by the coding sequence ATGTTTGAAAAAATACTGATCGCTAACCGCGGTGAAATCGCCTTGCGTATCCAGCGCGCCTGTCGCGAAATGGGCATTAAAACGGTTGTCGTGCACTCCGAAGCGGATGCGGATGCCAAGTACGTCAAACTGGCCGACGAATCTGTCTGCATAGGCCCTGCGCCTTCCAACCTGAGCTACTTGAATATCCCGGCCATCATCAGCGCGGCGGAAGTCACCGATGCACAGGCCATACATCCGGGCTACGGATTCCTTTCCGAAAATGCCGATTTTTCTGAACGCGTGGAAAAGTGCGGCTTCGTTTTCATCGGCCCGCGTGCAGAAACAATCCGCCTGATGGGCGATAAAGTCAGCGCGAAAATCGCGATGAAAAAAGCGGGCGTGCCTTGCGTTCCAGGTGTAGAAGGTGCACTGCCTGAAAACCCTGCCGAAATCATCAAGATCGCGCGCAGCATCGGCTATCCGGTGATCATCAAAGCCTCCGGTGGTGGTGGCGGACGCGGCATGCGCGTGGTGCACACGGAAGCGGCACTGTTAGGCGCGGTCACCATGACCCGCGCAGAAGCGCAAGCCGCCTTTAACAATCCGACCGTGTACATGGAAAAGTACCTGGAAAATCCGCGCCACATCGAGTTTCAGGTGCTGGCCGATCAGCATGGCAATGCCGTGTATCTGGGTGAGCGCGATTGCTCGATGCAACGCCGCAACCAGAAGGTCATGGAAGAAGCGCCGGCACCACTGCTCAATCCTCGTCTGCGCAACAAGATAGGCGAACGCTGCGCTGAAGCGTGCCGGAAAATCGGTTATCGCGGTGCGGGTACGTTCGAGTTTCTCTATGAAAACGGTGAATTCTTCTTTATCGAGATGAACACGCGCGTGCAGGTCGAACATCCGGTCACCGAAATGATTACCGGCATCGACATTGTGCAGCAGCAAATCCGCATTGCAGCAGGCGAAAAACTGCCTTTCCGTCAGCGCGATATTCAATTTAAAGGACATGCTATCGAATGCCGTATCAATGCGGAGCATCCCTATAAATTTACCCCCTCCCCCGGTCGCATCACGTCATGGCACGCGCCAGGCGGCCCCGGCATCCGGGTTGATTCGCATGCCTACAACAATTACTACGTGCCGCCGCATTACGACTCGATGATCGGCAAAGTGATCGCCTATGGCGATACCCGCGATCAGGCAATGGCGCGGATGCGCACCGCATTGTCGGAAATGGCCGTAGAAGGAATTGAAACCAATATCGCGTTGCATCGCGACCTGCTGCTTGATGCAGCATTCATGGGCGGCGGCACCAGCATTCACTATCTGGAAGAGCGTCTGGCTGAACGCAACAAGGACAAGTAA
- the prmA gene encoding 50S ribosomal protein L11 methyltransferase: MAWLTLIVDTDAKYAEALSDALLEHGALSVDLLDADADTPDEQAIFGEPGEPPPGVWQHNRVSALFDADADVAGILSTAAQIVGLTGLPEHRIETLADNDWVRLTQSQFEPIPISNRLWIVPTWHTAADPDAINIVLDPGLAFGTGSHPTTRLCLRWLDSHLQGGERVLDYGCGSGILAIAAIKLGAAHAVGVDVDAQAVTASRDNATANDVHEVAFYLPNQAPGGQYDLVVANILTNPLRLLAPLLAGATRTGGQIVLSGILEAQAQDVMAIYQQWFDLNTPVFEDGWSCLSGRKR; encoded by the coding sequence ATGGCCTGGCTCACCCTGATCGTCGATACGGACGCAAAATACGCCGAAGCCCTGAGCGATGCTTTACTCGAACACGGCGCCTTGTCGGTAGATTTACTCGATGCCGATGCCGACACCCCGGACGAACAGGCCATCTTCGGAGAACCCGGCGAACCGCCACCCGGTGTCTGGCAACATAACCGCGTCAGCGCTTTGTTTGACGCAGATGCGGATGTCGCGGGCATCCTTAGCACGGCGGCACAAATAGTGGGCTTGACCGGCCTACCTGAACACCGCATTGAAACACTCGCCGACAATGACTGGGTGCGTCTGACCCAGTCGCAATTTGAGCCCATCCCGATCTCGAACAGATTGTGGATCGTGCCGACCTGGCACACCGCAGCAGATCCTGATGCGATCAATATCGTGCTCGATCCGGGCTTGGCATTTGGCACGGGCAGCCATCCCACCACGCGTCTTTGTCTGCGCTGGCTAGACAGCCATTTGCAAGGCGGCGAACGAGTGCTCGATTACGGTTGCGGTTCGGGAATCCTGGCAATTGCCGCCATCAAGCTGGGCGCAGCCCATGCCGTTGGGGTCGATGTCGATGCGCAGGCCGTCACCGCCAGCCGCGACAATGCCACGGCCAATGACGTTCATGAAGTCGCGTTTTATCTGCCCAATCAGGCGCCTGGAGGTCAATACGACCTCGTGGTCGCCAATATTCTGACCAACCCGCTACGCCTGCTGGCACCCTTACTGGCGGGTGCTACGCGCACCGGCGGGCAGATTGTGCTCTCGGGCATCCTCGAGGCGCAGGCTCAGGATGTAATGGCTATTTATCAACAGTGGTTTGACCTCAATACGCCGGTATTCGAAGACGGCTGGTCATGCCTGTCCGGCCGAAAACGCTGA
- a CDS encoding DUF3426 domain-containing protein, translating to MNGTTRCPHCETRFKIVEAQLNAHHGMVRCGSCLKAFDARPDFIAAPATPDELTVNADLPDGLPVEPAVEEGVEPPLELPPLLDPENLDPEKIEPEELASEIVMPAVSLEIEPIPHDKTDIKFFLKTESVDSLDFSQMAETSSPPNESVIPDAAPASLTLTEIDAEQDSATLPPKQPRWTWIAGSCLLAVLLIAQAAYFFRIGIASNLPALKPVLVGYCDLLGCQVSLPRHAESISIESSGLEADPEHENIITLSALLRNRASYALEFPVLALTLNDNQDKTLARRLLMPADYLPATENKLAGFPASHEVSVRLNLNTADLKPLGYRLELFYN from the coding sequence ATGAACGGCACAACACGCTGCCCGCATTGCGAGACGCGCTTCAAAATTGTCGAAGCTCAGCTCAACGCGCATCATGGCATGGTGCGCTGCGGCAGCTGCTTAAAGGCATTCGATGCCAGACCGGACTTTATCGCCGCACCGGCCACGCCAGATGAGCTGACCGTCAATGCTGACTTGCCCGATGGTTTACCCGTTGAACCGGCCGTTGAAGAGGGCGTCGAACCCCCGCTAGAGCTTCCTCCTCTTCTCGATCCTGAAAATCTCGATCCCGAAAAAATTGAACCGGAGGAACTGGCGTCAGAAATTGTCATGCCGGCGGTTTCCTTAGAGATTGAACCTATCCCCCATGACAAAACTGATATCAAATTTTTTCTAAAAACAGAAAGCGTTGATAGCCTTGATTTCAGTCAGATGGCTGAGACGTCCTCTCCGCCCAATGAATCTGTCATACCGGACGCCGCACCCGCGAGCTTAACGTTAACGGAAATAGACGCCGAGCAAGACTCGGCAACATTACCCCCTAAACAACCGCGTTGGACTTGGATAGCCGGCAGTTGCCTGCTCGCTGTACTGTTGATAGCGCAAGCGGCCTATTTTTTCCGCATCGGAATCGCATCAAACCTGCCTGCATTGAAACCTGTACTGGTAGGATACTGCGACTTGCTGGGCTGTCAGGTGTCGCTACCGCGCCATGCCGAGTCGATCAGTATCGAGTCATCAGGCCTGGAAGCGGATCCCGAACACGAAAATATCATCACCTTGAGTGCCTTGCTGCGCAACCGAGCAAGTTACGCACTGGAATTCCCCGTGCTGGCTTTGACGCTCAATGACAATCAGGACAAAACGCTGGCACGCCGTTTACTAATGCCGGCCGATTATTTGCCCGCAACTGAAAATAAACTTGCCGGATTTCCCGCCAGCCATGAAGTCAGTGTCCGGCTGAATTTGAATACCGCCGACCTCAAGCCATTAGGCTACCGATTAGAGCTGTTCTACAACTGA
- a CDS encoding CerR family C-terminal domain-containing protein yields MTAPSASDQTRGRLLDAAREVFSQCGFQGATVREICRRADANVAAVNYHFGSKDGLLAEALNFSALKALQSANIAADRCPEMRMRLFIKSFMLLLLDENGASRQCQMMAREMADPTPALDKIVSEAIAPLHEFLARLISEIIGGDADEAEVRRCVYSLIGQCVFYRNSHPVLQRLRPELRYDRQEIESIAAHIADFTLAALRIKRLA; encoded by the coding sequence ATGACGGCGCCCTCAGCCTCTGATCAGACCCGCGGCCGTTTGCTGGATGCCGCGCGCGAGGTGTTTTCGCAATGCGGTTTTCAAGGCGCAACGGTACGGGAAATTTGCCGTCGCGCGGATGCTAACGTGGCCGCCGTGAATTATCACTTTGGCAGCAAGGATGGCCTGCTGGCCGAAGCGTTGAATTTTTCTGCGCTCAAGGCGCTGCAGTCGGCCAATATTGCGGCTGACCGGTGTCCTGAGATGCGCATGAGATTGTTTATCAAGTCTTTTATGTTGCTGCTGCTCGATGAAAACGGTGCGTCACGTCAATGTCAGATGATGGCACGCGAGATGGCTGATCCGACCCCTGCGCTGGACAAGATTGTTTCCGAAGCGATTGCTCCGTTACACGAATTTCTGGCCAGATTGATCAGTGAAATTATTGGGGGGGATGCGGATGAGGCCGAGGTGCGCCGCTGTGTGTACAGTCTGATCGGTCAGTGTGTGTTTTATCGCAACTCGCATCCGGTGTTGCAGCGTCTGCGCCCGGAATTGCGCTATGACAGGCAGGAAATTGAGTCCATCGCAGCGCATATCGCCGATTTTACCCTGGCAGCCTTGCGAATCAAAAGGCTGGCATGA
- a CDS encoding efflux transporter outer membrane subunit — protein sequence MIKNSALIVMLAALSGCSLAPTYQRPAAPLPAAWPVSAAVKPGAASHMPDWQTYFTDPRLQALISASLEHNRDLRIATARISEARAQYGIVQADRLPNVSLGAQRAASLSPANTSFTGNPFRVQRYDVSANLVSFEIDFWGRVASLNEAARASFLATEAAQRAFRLSLISDVANAYLTVLELNERSALAQATATGRSDMVSLIRQRRDVGIAGDLDVLQAEGSYQAALADQANLQRQLAAAENLLDSLVGKTPAQLPAGRSLALQAIPADWIADVPSEVLLQRPDVIAAEQRLIASNASIGAARAAFLPRISLTGALGTASRQLGGLFGAGSQAWSFQPALTLPLFDAGRNSANLDVSRARNVIAVAEYEKTIQQAFREVADLLSARDSLTRQLSAQQANSYTQQQRLKLVDVRYRAGIANHLELLDAERDAYAAEQGELQVRRAQLTAFTQLYKALAGDTKVN from the coding sequence ATGATTAAAAATTCAGCGCTTATCGTCATGCTGGCCGCATTGTCGGGCTGTTCACTGGCGCCAACTTATCAGCGTCCCGCAGCCCCTTTGCCTGCCGCGTGGCCCGTGTCTGCCGCCGTAAAGCCCGGTGCGGCAAGCCATATGCCGGATTGGCAGACCTATTTCACCGATCCTCGCCTGCAGGCGCTGATATCGGCGTCGCTGGAACACAACCGTGACTTGCGTATCGCCACGGCACGCATCAGTGAAGCGCGGGCGCAATACGGCATTGTGCAGGCGGATCGCTTGCCGAACGTGAGTCTGGGGGCGCAGCGCGCAGCGTCCCTTTCACCTGCGAACACCTCGTTCACCGGCAATCCATTTCGTGTACAACGTTATGATGTCAGTGCAAACCTGGTGTCTTTTGAAATCGATTTCTGGGGACGGGTTGCGAGTCTTAATGAGGCCGCCCGTGCCAGCTTTCTGGCGACCGAGGCTGCACAGCGCGCGTTTCGCCTGTCGTTGATTTCCGATGTGGCGAATGCCTATTTGACGGTGCTGGAATTAAATGAACGGTCTGCTCTGGCTCAGGCGACGGCGACAGGACGCAGCGATATGGTGAGCCTGATCAGGCAGCGTCGTGATGTCGGGATTGCCGGCGATTTGGATGTGTTGCAGGCGGAGGGGAGTTATCAGGCGGCCCTGGCTGATCAGGCAAATCTGCAGCGACAATTGGCGGCTGCGGAAAATTTGCTTGACTCGCTGGTGGGAAAAACGCCCGCACAGTTACCGGCAGGTCGCAGCCTCGCATTGCAGGCTATTCCGGCGGATTGGATTGCAGATGTACCCAGCGAAGTGTTATTGCAGCGTCCTGATGTGATTGCCGCTGAGCAGCGTCTGATTGCATCGAATGCCAGCATTGGGGCGGCGCGTGCCGCCTTTTTGCCGCGTATCAGCCTGACGGGCGCTTTGGGCACGGCCAGTCGTCAGTTAGGCGGCCTGTTTGGTGCGGGCAGCCAGGCGTGGAGTTTTCAGCCGGCGCTCACCTTGCCTTTGTTCGATGCGGGGCGCAATTCGGCCAATCTTGATGTGAGCCGGGCGCGCAATGTGATTGCGGTTGCTGAATATGAAAAAACCATCCAGCAGGCGTTTCGCGAAGTAGCCGATTTGCTCAGTGCGCGCGACAGTCTGACCCGTCAGCTAAGCGCGCAGCAGGCGAATTCGTATACCCAGCAGCAGCGCTTAAAGCTGGTTGATGTCCGCTACAGGGCGGGGATTGCCAATCATTTGGAGTTGCTCGATGCCGAGCGTGATGCCTATGCCGCAGAGCAGGGCGAATTGCAGGTGCGGCGTGCGCAACTGACAGCGTTCACTCAATTATATAAAGCGCTTGCCGGCGACACGAAGGTTAACTGA
- a CDS encoding efflux RND transporter permease subunit has translation MFAKFFIDRPIFAWVIALIILLGGALALKNLPISQYPSVAPPALTITVNYPGASAQVIEETAVALLEQEMNGIEHLLYMESASELGTGSITLTFEAGSNLDLASVEAQNRIKRAEARLPEDVRRLGIVVTKTARNFVMFVALFSPDKSLDNVALGSYATSSVIDSLRRVPGVGEVLMFGTEYSMRLWLKPERLQHFNLSPADVSAAVRAQNSQLATGELGQLPSAPDQELNAVIVTRSRLSTPEEFGNIIVRTNPDGSTLRVKDVARVELGAQDYSRTARIDGNPTAAIAIRLSPGANALDTVKAVNVKMTELAKFFPKSIDWVVPYDTSKFIDVSIGEVLKSLAEALVLVVLVMYLFLENWRATLIPTIVIPIALVGALVGLYLLGYSINVLTLFAMVLAIGIVVDDAIVVVENVERIMTTEGLSPRAATRKAMDQIVGAIIAITLVLMAVFIPMAFFPGSTGAIYRQFSVTLVLTMMFSALMALTLTPALCATLLKHEPGREMMPSRGFFGWFNRFFARTTQGYTANVSKNIRKTSRYLLVYAVVLIAMGWLFTKLPGSFLPEEDQGYFINMVQLPSGATQARTLDVLSQVEQFYVKQPEVEHVIGVAGFSFFGRGQNAALVFVRLKSWDERPDAASAAPAMVKKANMLFFRIKQAMIFAINPPPIPELAAVGGFDFRLQDRGGVGREKLLEARNMALGLAMQNPVLAGVRPEGQEAGPQLLIDVDRVKAESMGVSIASLNETLQSALGVAYINDFVRQGRILRVQMQADADMRRTPADIMKLTVRNNKGAMVPLSELATPRWIAGSPKLDRYNGQPAMKISGGPAPGRSSGEAVAAMEEVAKKLPPGFGFEWSGTSFEERQSGAQAPLLFGISLIVVFLCLAALYESWSIPFAVLLVVPLGVFGAVLAVTLRGLPNDVYFKVGLIAIIGLSSKNAILIIEFARKLQDDGMSLIDATLEACRLRFRPILMTSIAFIVGVLPLAISTGAGAQSRHAIGTGVMGGMIAATLLAVFLVPVFFVVVRKIFPGHTRKHIEGEENHHD, from the coding sequence ATGTTCGCTAAATTTTTTATCGACCGGCCCATTTTTGCGTGGGTCATCGCGCTGATTATCCTGTTGGGCGGCGCGCTGGCATTGAAGAATCTGCCGATTTCCCAGTATCCGTCGGTGGCGCCCCCCGCGTTGACGATCACTGTTAATTATCCGGGTGCCTCGGCGCAGGTGATCGAGGAGACGGCGGTCGCATTGCTCGAACAGGAGATGAACGGCATTGAGCATCTGCTGTATATGGAGTCGGCCTCTGAACTTGGCACCGGCAGCATTACGCTGACCTTTGAAGCGGGATCAAATTTGGATCTGGCCTCGGTTGAGGCGCAAAACCGCATCAAGCGTGCCGAGGCGCGATTGCCTGAAGATGTTCGCCGCTTAGGGATCGTTGTGACCAAAACGGCGCGAAATTTTGTGATGTTTGTCGCGCTGTTCTCGCCCGATAAGTCGCTCGACAATGTCGCGCTAGGCAGTTATGCGACATCGAGCGTGATCGACAGTCTGCGCCGTGTACCGGGGGTCGGCGAGGTGTTGATGTTTGGTACCGAATATTCAATGCGGTTGTGGCTCAAACCGGAACGGTTGCAGCATTTTAATTTGTCTCCGGCGGATGTGTCCGCTGCGGTGCGGGCACAGAATTCACAGCTGGCAACGGGTGAACTGGGGCAGTTGCCTTCCGCGCCCGACCAGGAACTCAATGCGGTCATCGTCACCCGCAGCCGGTTATCTACACCGGAAGAGTTCGGCAACATCATCGTACGGACTAATCCGGATGGTTCCACCTTGCGCGTGAAAGATGTGGCGCGCGTCGAGTTGGGTGCACAGGACTATTCGCGTACCGCCCGCATCGATGGCAACCCGACAGCCGCCATCGCGATTCGTTTGTCGCCGGGCGCCAATGCCCTCGATACGGTGAAGGCGGTCAATGTAAAAATGACTGAATTGGCCAAGTTTTTCCCTAAATCCATCGACTGGGTGGTGCCTTATGACACCTCAAAATTCATCGATGTCTCCATCGGTGAGGTATTGAAGAGTCTGGCTGAGGCGCTGGTGCTGGTGGTGCTGGTGATGTACCTGTTCTTGGAAAACTGGCGCGCGACGCTGATCCCGACTATCGTGATTCCCATTGCGCTAGTCGGTGCCTTGGTCGGACTGTATCTGCTGGGCTATTCCATCAACGTACTGACCCTGTTCGCGATGGTACTGGCGATCGGTATTGTGGTGGACGATGCCATCGTGGTGGTGGAGAACGTCGAGCGCATCATGACCACCGAGGGGCTGTCGCCGAGGGCGGCTACCCGTAAAGCCATGGATCAGATCGTCGGTGCAATTATTGCAATCACGCTGGTGCTGATGGCGGTGTTCATTCCGATGGCCTTTTTTCCCGGTTCGACCGGTGCGATTTACCGCCAGTTTTCCGTGACGCTGGTGCTGACGATGATGTTCTCGGCGCTGATGGCGCTGACTTTGACGCCTGCGCTGTGCGCTACCTTGCTCAAACATGAGCCGGGCCGCGAGATGATGCCGAGCCGCGGATTTTTCGGCTGGTTCAACCGCTTTTTTGCGCGCACGACACAGGGCTATACCGCTAACGTTAGTAAAAACATCAGGAAGACCTCGCGTTATCTGCTGGTCTATGCGGTGGTATTGATCGCGATGGGCTGGTTGTTTACCAAGCTGCCGGGCAGTTTTCTGCCCGAAGAAGATCAGGGGTATTTTATCAACATGGTTCAGTTGCCATCGGGTGCGACTCAGGCGCGTACGCTGGACGTGTTGAGTCAGGTCGAACAGTTCTATGTCAAACAGCCTGAAGTTGAGCACGTGATCGGCGTTGCAGGGTTTTCATTTTTTGGACGCGGACAGAACGCGGCGCTGGTGTTTGTCAGGCTGAAGAGCTGGGATGAACGTCCCGATGCGGCCAGTGCTGCACCGGCGATGGTCAAAAAAGCCAATATGCTGTTCTTCCGCATCAAGCAGGCGATGATCTTTGCGATCAACCCGCCGCCTATCCCTGAATTGGCGGCCGTCGGCGGTTTCGACTTCCGTTTGCAGGACAGGGGGGGGGTGGGGCGCGAAAAGCTGCTTGAGGCGCGCAATATGGCGCTAGGTCTGGCCATGCAAAATCCGGTGCTGGCCGGGGTGCGTCCTGAAGGTCAGGAAGCCGGTCCTCAGTTGCTGATCGATGTCGACCGGGTCAAAGCGGAAAGCATGGGTGTGTCGATCGCCAGCCTGAACGAGACCTTGCAATCGGCGTTAGGCGTCGCCTATATCAATGACTTCGTGCGGCAGGGGCGGATTTTGCGTGTGCAGATGCAGGCCGATGCCGATATGCGGCGTACCCCCGCAGACATCATGAAGCTCACGGTGCGCAACAACAAGGGTGCGATGGTGCCTTTGTCGGAACTTGCGACCCCCCGATGGATCGCAGGTTCGCCTAAACTGGATCGTTATAACGGACAGCCTGCGATGAAGATTTCCGGCGGCCCGGCACCGGGCAGGAGTTCGGGCGAAGCGGTGGCCGCAATGGAAGAGGTTGCTAAAAAACTGCCGCCGGGCTTTGGTTTTGAGTGGTCAGGCACCTCGTTTGAAGAGCGGCAATCCGGTGCGCAGGCGCCGCTATTGTTCGGTATCTCGCTGATTGTGGTGTTCTTGTGTCTGGCCGCACTGTATGAGAGCTGGTCGATTCCGTTCGCAGTGCTGCTGGTTGTGCCGCTGGGCGTGTTTGGCGCGGTGCTGGCCGTCACACTGCGCGGACTGCCGAACGATGTGTATTTCAAGGTGGGTCTGATTGCGATTATCGGCCTGTCTTCGAAAAATGCCATCTTGATCATCGAATTCGCTCGTAAATTGCAGGACGATGGCATGAGCCTGATCGATGCGACGTTAGAGGCCTGCCGTCTGCGTTTTAGGCCGATTCTGATGACATCGATTGCCTTTATCGTCGGCGTATTGCCGTTGGCTATTTCAACCGGTGCGGGTGCGCAGAGTCGTCATGCGATCGGCACGGGTGTGATGGGTGGAATGATTGCAGCGACCTTGCTTGCGGTGTTTTTGGTGCCGGTATTTTTTGTCGTGGTGCGCAAAATTTTCCCCGGGCACACGCGCAAACATATTGAGGGCGAGGAGAATCATCATGATTAA
- a CDS encoding efflux RND transporter periplasmic adaptor subunit gives MNSSFKPFAPALLLMTLLAGCGDKPAAGPGAAMPPPEVDVITVGRGNVTLTQDLPGRLQAYRTAQVRARVEGVIEKRLFVEGSDVRAGAPLFQIDAHTYKATAASAEADVAIARQTVERYKPLLPVKAVSQQEYDLAVARVKQTEAVLARAQEDLANARVPAAISGHIGRALVSEGTLVGKGEATLLATIEQIDPIYVNFTQPGADLLRLRQAIRSGKYKHAESARVELILEDGTVYPNTGKIFFTDMAVDPTTGSVSLRAEFANPQHDLLPGMFARIRFPEAIQDNAIRVPQRAVQSGPQGQFVMIVGEESKAVPVPVKTGGMAGGDFVIADGLKGGEQLIVNGLQKARPGTVVKAVPWDKSAPLIAGKPAEPSAKPAAKADHVR, from the coding sequence ATGAACTCATCTTTCAAACCCTTTGCTCCTGCACTTTTGTTAATGACTTTGCTGGCGGGGTGCGGTGATAAACCGGCTGCCGGACCTGGAGCCGCGATGCCGCCCCCTGAGGTCGATGTGATTACCGTCGGGCGTGGGAATGTGACCCTCACGCAGGATTTGCCGGGGCGCTTGCAGGCTTACCGCACAGCACAAGTGCGGGCGCGGGTTGAGGGCGTGATCGAAAAACGCTTGTTTGTTGAAGGTAGCGATGTGCGTGCCGGTGCGCCGTTGTTCCAGATTGATGCGCATACCTATAAGGCAACCGCAGCATCAGCCGAGGCCGATGTTGCCATCGCGCGACAAACGGTCGAACGCTACAAGCCTTTGTTGCCCGTGAAGGCCGTCAGTCAGCAGGAGTACGATTTGGCGGTCGCCCGTGTTAAACAGACTGAGGCGGTGCTTGCCCGTGCCCAGGAAGATTTGGCGAACGCCCGTGTGCCTGCGGCGATATCCGGGCACATAGGCCGTGCTCTGGTGAGCGAAGGCACGCTGGTCGGTAAGGGGGAGGCTACCTTGCTTGCCACCATCGAGCAGATTGATCCGATTTATGTCAATTTCACTCAACCGGGTGCTGACCTGTTGCGTTTGCGCCAAGCGATCAGGAGCGGCAAGTATAAACATGCCGAATCCGCGCGCGTCGAACTAATTCTCGAAGACGGTACCGTATATCCTAATACGGGGAAAATTTTCTTCACCGATATGGCGGTTGATCCGACAACCGGTTCCGTCTCCTTACGTGCTGAGTTTGCCAACCCGCAGCATGACCTGCTGCCCGGGATGTTCGCGCGCATCCGTTTCCCTGAGGCCATACAGGATAATGCGATACGCGTACCGCAGCGTGCCGTGCAATCAGGTCCGCAGGGGCAGTTTGTGATGATCGTGGGCGAAGAGTCCAAGGCGGTGCCCGTTCCTGTTAAGACGGGCGGCATGGCGGGTGGCGATTTTGTGATCGCTGACGGATTGAAGGGCGGCGAGCAGCTCATCGTGAATGGCCTACAAAAAGCGCGTCCCGGTACGGTCGTGAAAGCCGTGCCTTGGGATAAATCCGCACCGCTGATCGCGGGCAAGCCGGCAGAACCTAGTGCAAAACCTGCTGCAAAGGCTGATCATGTTCGCTAA